In Triplophysa rosa linkage group LG18, Trosa_1v2, whole genome shotgun sequence, a genomic segment contains:
- the abi3b gene encoding uncharacterized protein abi3b has protein sequence SHISCTMRDNSCRESIDKILHDALTARKNLLDNHSNLHRLADYCQNKYFSVENTRSVIEESKAFTTQALASVTYQINNLAASLLKLLDAQTLQLKQMESSVNMLSRTVDIFKENIARREIGVLTTQSKGPRTQKMVLPANGLEPLRMYRRIPISYTRLDKLGHSHWESNKTGSEESTETENRQSMHSSFSWSFQGIAVPPPSVPDFVGSNITAPPGCLPASPSSWFRVFCCFRSFQGIAVPPPSVPDFVGSNITAPPGCLPASPSPPLMSVCSPSLPPYAYPDLSMLPPPPPPEDEIGDALPPPPPPQSNMPSFPPNTSVTLETPPPTQANMPIPPPPPPPPTQGKMSIPPPPPPPPTQGNMPIPPPPPPPPTQGNMAIPPPPPPPPTQGNMAIPPPPPRSSSSTPTPPPLPPQSTPMVPPPPPPPNTSGKFVPPPPPPLPQFKC, from the exons TCACATATAAGCTGCACAATGCGGGACAACAGTTGCAGAGAGTCCATAGACAAAATTCTTCATGACGCTCTGACTGCGAGGAAGAATCTTCTAGACAACCACAGCAATCTGCACAGGCTGGCCGATTACTGTCAGAACAAATACTTCAGT GTGGAAAACACCAGAAGCGTCATTGAAGAGTCGAAAGCTTTTACCACTCAAGCCCTGGCCAGTGTCACATATCAAATCAACAATCTGGCCGCATCCCTTCTGAAGCTTTTAGATGCTCAGACCCTTCAGCTGAAACAGATGGAGTCCTCCGTCAACATGCTGAGTCGC ACAGTTGACATTTTCAAGGAGAACATAGCACGCAGAGAGATTGGAGTGCTGACAACACAGTCGAAAGGTCCCCGAACTCAGAAGATGGTTCTTCCAGCAAATGGACTGGAACCGCTTCGCATGTACAGACGCATCCCCATATCATACACCCGATTAGACAAACTGGGCCACAGCCACTGGGAAAGCAACAAAACTGGAAGC GAAGAGTCAACGGAAACAGAAAACAGACAGTCTATGCACAGCTCCTTCAGCTG GTCTTTTCAGGGTATTGCAGTTCCTCCTCCATCAGTGCCTGACTTTGTGGGTTCGAACATCACAGCTCCTCCTGGATGTTTGCCTGCTTCTCCTtcttcctggttccg TGTGTTTTGCTGTTTTAGGTCTTTTCAGGGTATTGCAGTTCCTCCTCCATCAGTGCCTGACTTTGTGGGTTCGAACATCACAGCTCCTCCTGGATGTTTGCCTGCTTCTCCATCTCCACCCCTCATGTCTGTCTGTTCCCCGTCTCTGCCTCCATATGCCTATCCAGATTTATCAATGCTGCCTCCTCCACCTCCCCCAGAGGATGAGATAGGAGACGCTctacctcctcctcctccacctcaAAGCAACATGCCATCATTTCCACCAAATACATCTGTGACTTTAGAAACTCCTCCCCCTACTCAGGCCAACATGCCGATAccacctcctcctccacctcctccAACTCAAGGCAAGATGTCTATTCCACCCCCTCCTCCACCTCCCCCTACTCAGGGTAACATGCCGATtccacctcctcctccacctcccCCTACTCAGGGCAACATGGCGATtccacctcctcctccacctcccCCTACTCAGGGCAACATGGCGATTCCACCTCCTCCACCTAGATCTAGCTCATCGACACCCACACCGCCACCTTTACCTCCCCAAAGTACCCCTATGGTGCCACCACCACCTCCTCCCCCTAATACTAGTGGAAAATTTGTTCCACCTCCTCCCCCTCCCCTCCCTCAATTTAAATGTTGA
- the drd6b gene encoding LOW QUALITY PROTEIN: D(1)-like dopamine receptor (The sequence of the model RefSeq protein was modified relative to this genomic sequence to represent the inferred CDS: inserted 3 bases in 2 codons; deleted 1 base in 1 codon; substituted 1 base at 1 genomic stop codon), whose translation MNRGHERPIEDYEIFDSGLEKWKQQERTAMVSSALCALIVSMLLWNTLVCIAVIKFRHLXSKVTNFFVISLAVSDLFVAVLVMPWKAVSEVAGCWLFGSFCDTWIAFDIMSSTASILNFCIISLDRYWAILSPFRYEREMTQRVAFVMIGMAWTLSILISFVPVRLNWHKAXSAHISPINHGIPSEDCTATLNRTYAIASSLVSFYVPVIIMIGTYTRIYRIAQMQIRRIWAAGHTQSHRECSSQQLLDPSPDKQSLKSTFKKETKVLKTLSVIMGVFVFXWLPFFVLNCIVPFCDLDALGDSRCVSSTTFSIFVWFGWANSALNPVIYAFNADFRKAFTTKLGCNRLCASSAVEAVNFSNELVSYHHATHHDTTLPQKDAQDASDPQRLVLVPMVPVLVLASFDRVSVASGLSCIQRNVPLPGTEQQEGELEISLDMMRFTSTGPSNCCGIPGHIEEKHVDKTGKIYSSVIISP comes from the exons ATGAACAGGGGACACGAGAGACCAATAGAAGACTATGAGATATTTGACTCGGGCCTAGAGAAATGGAAACAGCAGGAAAGGACAGCGATGGTGTCCTCTGCGCTCTGCGCCCTCATTGTCTCCATGCTGCTGTGGAACACTCTTGTGTGCATCGCCGTCATCAAATTCAGACATCTGTGATCCAAAGTGACTAATTTTTTCGTCATATCTTTGGCAGTGTCGGATCTCTTCGTGGCTGTTCTGGTCATGCCGTGGAAGGCTGTCTCCGAAGTGGCCGGTTGTTGGCTCTTCGGGAGCTTTTGTGACACTTGGATAGCCTTTGATATCATGTCTTCGACGGCATCTATTCTGAATTTTTGCATCATAAGTTTGGATAGATACTGGGCCATCTTGAGCCCTTTCCGTTACGAGCGTGAAATGACCCAGCGGGTGGCGTTTGTCATGATCGGGATGGCGTGGACCCTCTCCATCCTGATTTCCTTCGTCCCTGTCAGACTCAACTGGCACAAGGC GAGTGCACATATCTCACCGATAAACCACGGCATCCCATCGGAGGACTGCACTGCGACTTTGAACAGGACATACGCCATTGCATCTTCACTCGTAAGCTTTTACGTTCCTGTCATCATTATGATCGGAACATACACGCGCATCTACAGGATTGCGCAAATGCAGATCCGAAGGATCTGGGCAGCCGGACACACTCAAAGTCACCGCGAATGCTCGAGCCAACAGT TGCTAGACCCGAGCCCTGACAAACAGTCCCTTAAAAGCACATTCAAGAAAGAGACCAAGGTGTTAAAAACCCTGTCCGTCATAATGggagtgtttgtgt tgtggctGCCGTTCTTCGTCCTGAACTGCATCGTTCCTTTCTGTGACCTGGACGCGCTCGGAGACTCTCGGTGCGTCAGCAGCACAACCTTCAGCATCTTTGTGTGGTTCGGATGGGCCAATTCTGCCCTCAACCCGGTGATCTATGCGTTCAACGCGGATTTCAGGAAAGCGTTCACCACT AAATTGGGCTGCAACAGACTTTGCGCGTCTTCTGCGGTGGAGGCAGTGAATTTCAGTAACGAGCTGGTGTCTTATCATCACGCAACCCATCACGACACCACTCTTCCCCAGAAAGACGCGCAGGACGCATCCGATCCTCAGCGCTTAGTTTTGGTACCCATGGTACCCGTTTTGGTACTCGCGTCTTTCGATAGGGTTTCGGTCGCTTCTGGTTTGTCTTGTATCCAGAGAAACGTGCCGCTGCCTGGCACCGAGCAGCAAGAAGGTGAGCTGGAGATATCTTTGGACATGATGCGCTTCACATCCACAGGACCGAGCAACTGCTGTGGGATTCCGGGTCATATTGAGGAGAAGCATGTAGACAAAACTGGAAAGATTTATAGCTCCGTAATAATTAGCCCATGA